From Bacillota bacterium, one genomic window encodes:
- the secD gene encoding protein translocase subunit SecD, translating into MNRRTVWGLVFVALVVAATATTVYFEGRERLAETGGRSPLRLGMDLQGGVMLVMEVQEPATGPLTPQVVEDARLAMERRIDQLGIVEPVVESLKGDNWRRIIVSLPGVTDLESALNVVGRQGSLSFKLNGVTVLSGGDLLAEANAGFSSRTREPAVHIVLKPAHAREFARITREHVGEMIEIYLDDEPVVGGVIQTEIPDGRGEISGGDIDLKKAAEISAILRGGVLPAPVEHKETRFVDPTLGAEISRKSLIAGVIGIAAVFAYMVAFYRMPGVLACLALSLYIGIVAAVFMSLGATLSLAGIAGFILSIGMAVDANIIIFERIKEELRSGKRVRSAVEAGFTRAWSAILDGNATTLIAAAILFYFGSTRVQGFALTLSIGILTSMFTAIVITRILLRAVTDPRTSLGPRFFGALGGERK; encoded by the coding sequence ATGAATCGTCGCACGGTATGGGGCCTAGTTTTCGTGGCCCTAGTGGTCGCGGCGACAGCCACGACCGTTTACTTTGAAGGTCGGGAGCGCCTGGCCGAGACGGGCGGGCGGAGCCCACTGCGGCTCGGAATGGACCTCCAAGGAGGCGTCATGCTGGTCATGGAAGTCCAGGAACCGGCCACTGGACCGCTCACCCCCCAGGTCGTTGAGGACGCCCGGCTGGCCATGGAGCGCCGCATCGACCAGTTGGGTATCGTGGAACCTGTGGTAGAGTCCTTGAAAGGTGACAACTGGCGCAGGATCATAGTAAGCCTGCCGGGAGTCACCGACCTTGAGTCCGCCCTCAATGTCGTGGGCAGGCAGGGTTCACTCTCCTTCAAACTGAACGGCGTGACCGTCCTCTCTGGTGGAGACTTGCTCGCAGAGGCCAACGCGGGTTTCTCCTCCAGGACGCGTGAGCCGGCTGTGCACATCGTCCTCAAACCCGCCCACGCCCGGGAGTTCGCCAGGATCACCAGAGAGCACGTTGGGGAGATGATTGAGATCTACCTCGACGACGAGCCAGTGGTGGGAGGTGTGATTCAGACCGAGATCCCGGATGGTCGAGGCGAGATCAGCGGAGGCGACATCGACCTGAAGAAAGCCGCGGAAATATCTGCTATCCTCCGTGGAGGGGTGTTGCCTGCACCGGTCGAGCATAAGGAAACCCGGTTCGTGGACCCGACCCTTGGGGCTGAGATCTCCCGGAAGAGCCTCATTGCCGGCGTGATCGGAATTGCCGCTGTTTTCGCATACATGGTTGCGTTCTACAGAATGCCCGGTGTGCTGGCGTGCCTGGCGCTCTCGCTATACATCGGCATAGTGGCCGCAGTCTTCATGAGCCTCGGGGCCACCCTCAGTCTGGCAGGCATCGCGGGGTTCATTCTCTCCATCGGCATGGCGGTGGACGCTAACATCATCATATTCGAGCGTATCAAAGAGGAACTACGAAGCGGCAAGAGGGTCAGGTCTGCGGTCGAGGCTGGGTTCACCCGGGCTTGGAGCGCCATCCTCGACGGCAATGCAACCACTCTGATCGCCGCGGCGATCCTGTTCTACTTCGGCTCAACGAGGGTGCAGGGATTCGCGCTGACTCTGTCCATCGGCATCCTAACGAGCATGTTCACGGCGATCGTGATCACCCGGATACTCCTGCGCGCGGTGACAGATCCCAGGACAAGCCTCGGACCGAGGTTCTTCGGCGCACTGGGGGGTGAACGCAAGTGA
- a CDS encoding HD domain-containing protein encodes MGSSVQLKDVKQHRTVDAFLKRASLNLEAMGYTEHGYRHANLVSSIAHNVLIRLNKPHRDAELASIAGYLHDIGNVISRNHHGQSSAVMAMPILLELGMQPEELATVMSAVGNHEEEYGHPVNDVAAAVILADKSDVHRTRVSNQNVSAFDIHDRVSYAAVRSFLDVDGDRRVITLSVTIDTEICPVMEYFEIFLSRMTMCRRAAEVLDCQFKLEINGAVLL; translated from the coding sequence GTGGGAAGCTCAGTTCAACTCAAAGACGTGAAACAGCATAGAACGGTGGATGCCTTCCTCAAACGGGCGAGTCTGAACCTTGAAGCAATGGGGTACACAGAGCATGGTTACCGCCACGCCAACTTGGTGTCCAGCATCGCTCACAATGTGCTGATCCGACTCAACAAGCCGCACAGGGATGCTGAATTAGCTTCCATAGCAGGCTATCTCCATGACATCGGGAACGTGATCAGCAGGAATCATCATGGGCAGAGCAGCGCGGTCATGGCAATGCCCATCCTGCTGGAATTGGGAATGCAGCCCGAGGAGCTTGCCACGGTGATGTCGGCCGTGGGCAACCACGAAGAGGAGTACGGTCACCCGGTGAACGATGTCGCCGCGGCTGTCATCCTGGCGGACAAGAGTGATGTACATAGGACTAGGGTCAGCAACCAGAACGTGTCGGCATTTGACATCCATGACAGGGTGTCCTACGCTGCGGTCCGGAGCTTCCTGGACGTGGACGGCGACAGGCGCGTGATCACGCTCTCGGTCACCATCGATACGGAGATCTGTCCGGTCATGGAATACTTCGAGATATTCCTCTCGAGGATGACCATGTGCCGCCGGGCAGCGGAGGTACTGGACTGCCAGTTCAAGTTGGAAATAAATGGTGCGGTCCTGCTATAG
- the yajC gene encoding preprotein translocase subunit YajC: MPAGQTQSLFSALLPFVILLVVFYFMLIRPQQAQKKKREQMLAGLRKGNRIITIGGIHGEILDIKDDVMTVNISDQPDKVVVRFSRWAVQEVLGKENQPS, encoded by the coding sequence ATGCCGGCGGGCCAGACTCAGAGCCTATTCAGTGCGCTTCTGCCTTTTGTGATCCTGCTCGTAGTCTTTTACTTCATGTTGATCAGGCCTCAGCAGGCCCAGAAGAAGAAGCGAGAACAGATGCTTGCGGGCCTTCGTAAAGGCAACCGCATCATAACGATAGGCGGTATCCATGGCGAGATCCTCGACATCAAAGACGACGTGATGACAGTGAATATCTCCGATCAGCCCGACAAGGTAGTGGTGAGATTCTCACGATGGGCTGTCCAGGAAGTTCTTGGCAAGGAGAACCAACCCTCCTGA
- the tgt gene encoding tRNA guanosine(34) transglycosylase Tgt has protein sequence MPVRLEVISTCSRTRARAGVLTTPHGEIKTPAFMPVGTQGTVKTVTPDELREIGAGIILSNTYHLYLRPGHELIARAGGLHSFMGWDGAILTDSGGYQVFSLGPLRKITEAGVEFRSHIDGSPHIFTPEKVMEIQMAIGSDIAMCFDECPPYPSEFDYADHSQARTTRWAERCLASHTRPDQALFGIVQGGTYAELRKRSAADLVSLGFPGYGIGGLSVGEPKELMYEMLDVTVPCLPEDKPRYLMGVGSPDALLEGVARGVDMFDCVLPTRIARNGTVFTGEGRIIVRDASYQDDFRPLDPECDCYACRHFSRAYIRHLLKAGEVLGIRLTSIHNLRFLVKMMEDMRDAILSGTFEELRKEKWQIWYNN, from the coding sequence ATTCCGGTCAGACTCGAAGTCATCAGCACCTGCTCCAGGACGCGGGCGCGCGCTGGAGTGCTGACTACGCCCCACGGCGAGATCAAGACCCCTGCATTCATGCCAGTCGGCACCCAGGGCACTGTGAAGACAGTAACCCCGGACGAACTCCGGGAGATCGGCGCGGGCATAATCCTGTCAAACACATACCATCTCTACCTCAGGCCAGGCCACGAACTGATAGCGAGGGCCGGAGGTCTCCACTCCTTCATGGGTTGGGATGGGGCGATACTGACCGACTCTGGTGGGTACCAGGTCTTCAGTCTCGGACCACTCCGGAAGATCACCGAGGCGGGAGTTGAGTTCCGATCTCACATCGACGGGTCTCCCCACATTTTCACCCCGGAGAAGGTCATGGAGATCCAGATGGCCATTGGGTCGGACATAGCCATGTGCTTCGACGAATGCCCGCCCTACCCGAGCGAATTCGACTACGCCGACCACTCACAGGCCAGGACAACCAGGTGGGCGGAGAGGTGCCTCGCTTCCCACACCAGGCCTGATCAGGCGCTCTTCGGGATTGTGCAGGGCGGAACCTATGCTGAACTCAGAAAACGGTCTGCGGCGGATCTCGTGTCTCTGGGGTTCCCAGGCTACGGCATAGGGGGACTCTCCGTCGGGGAACCCAAGGAACTCATGTATGAGATGCTGGATGTGACTGTCCCCTGCCTGCCGGAGGACAAGCCCAGATACCTCATGGGGGTCGGGTCCCCGGATGCGCTCTTGGAGGGAGTAGCCCGGGGGGTGGACATGTTCGATTGTGTTCTCCCTACCAGAATCGCGCGGAACGGCACGGTGTTCACCGGAGAAGGCAGGATCATAGTGCGAGACGCCAGCTACCAGGATGATTTCCGCCCGCTGGACCCTGAGTGTGACTGTTATGCTTGCAGGCATTTCAGTCGCGCCTACATTCGCCATCTTCTCAAAGCTGGGGAGGTTCTGGGCATCAGATTGACTTCCATTCACAACCTCCGGTTTCTCGTCAAGATGATGGAAGACATGCGAGACGCCATCCTCTCGGGCACTTTTGAGGAACTGCGGAAGGAAAAGTGGCAGATCTGGTATAATAACTAG
- the queA gene encoding tRNA preQ1(34) S-adenosylmethionine ribosyltransferase-isomerase QueA, with amino-acid sequence HAPLSDAERYQTVYARVRGSVAAPTAGLHFTPELLEEIEANGVRVVKLTLHVGLGTFRPVKTQKVEDHVMHSEPYRLSQEAAQAVNAARRAGGRVVAVGTTVVRTLETLAGPSGEIAAGEGTTGIFIYPGHVFRGVDAMVTNFHLPKSTLLMMVSAFAGHELILRAYREAVEREYRFFSFGDAMLIL; translated from the coding sequence TCCACGCACCCCTGAGTGACGCCGAGCGCTATCAGACGGTCTATGCGCGCGTGCGGGGGTCGGTGGCCGCGCCCACGGCGGGGCTGCACTTCACTCCCGAACTCCTTGAGGAGATTGAGGCGAATGGGGTGAGGGTCGTGAAACTCACCCTGCATGTGGGGTTGGGCACTTTCAGGCCTGTCAAGACCCAGAAGGTCGAGGATCATGTGATGCATTCCGAGCCCTACCGGCTCTCACAAGAAGCCGCCCAGGCCGTGAACGCCGCCCGGCGCGCTGGGGGGCGGGTGGTCGCAGTGGGGACAACAGTGGTGCGGACTCTGGAGACGCTCGCAGGGCCATCCGGAGAGATCGCCGCGGGAGAAGGGACAACGGGCATATTCATCTACCCCGGACACGTCTTCCGCGGCGTGGACGCGATGGTGACCAACTTTCACTTGCCCAAATCCACACTTCTCATGATGGTCTCTGCCTTCGCAGGGCACGAGTTGATTCTCCGGGCTTACCGGGAAGCTGTCGAGAGAGAGTACAGGTTCTTCTCTTTCGGCGATGCCATGTTGATTCTGTGA
- a CDS encoding S-adenosylmethionine:tRNA ribosyltransferase-isomerase, translating into MQVSDFDYYLPDRLIAQTPLAQRDASRLMVVHRDSAVIEHRVFRDLPGYLGPPDVLVINDTRVIPARLHGVRDSGGRVEVLLLRALGGDRWECLVRPGKRAPVGERLTFAGGRMTGQVEAKTDFGGRVITFSAPAGVDTVVESSGEMPVPHYIKRRLDDPARYQT; encoded by the coding sequence ATGCAGGTTTCCGATTTTGACTACTACCTTCCGGACAGACTGATAGCTCAGACTCCCCTTGCTCAAAGAGATGCGAGCCGCCTCATGGTCGTCCACCGGGATTCCGCAGTAATTGAGCACCGGGTATTCCGAGACCTCCCGGGGTACCTAGGGCCCCCAGATGTGCTGGTCATAAACGACACGCGTGTGATCCCAGCCCGGCTCCACGGGGTTCGCGACTCAGGAGGCCGGGTAGAGGTCCTGCTACTCCGGGCACTCGGCGGAGACAGGTGGGAATGCCTGGTCCGGCCGGGCAAGCGTGCCCCGGTTGGTGAGAGACTGACCTTCGCCGGAGGGCGGATGACCGGCCAGGTAGAGGCCAAGACAGACTTCGGAGGCAGGGTGATAACCTTCTCGGCACCCGCAGGCGTGGACACAGTCGTGGAGTCCTCAGGCGAGATGCCAGTGCCTCATTACATCAAGCGCAGACTGGACGATCCTGCCAGATACCAAACGG
- the era gene encoding GTPase Era yields MKSGFVAVVGKPNVGKSSLVNRLVGSKVAIVSRKPQTTRNRVVAVVNLPSAQVIFIDTPGVHRPRHALGEYMVRTAREAMEEVDLILFVADATRPGHEEDQRAAAYLREVATPCWLVLNKIDAVKPDARARAEGVSRGLAEFQRVYAVSALTGENVGGMVEGIASVLPEGPQYYPPDVRVDHPEEFLVAEIVREKLIELTREEVPHSVAVVVEDMNSREGRELVDISAVILVERESQKGIVIGAGGHILREVGTRARAEVERLLGSQVNLRLWVKVREKWRDDPSMLSRLGYK; encoded by the coding sequence ATGAAGTCCGGGTTCGTGGCTGTGGTCGGAAAGCCCAACGTCGGTAAGTCCTCGCTTGTCAACAGGCTCGTCGGGTCCAAGGTGGCCATAGTGTCACGCAAACCCCAGACAACTCGGAACCGCGTGGTGGCCGTTGTCAACCTTCCGTCTGCCCAGGTGATCTTCATAGACACCCCGGGTGTCCATAGGCCGAGGCATGCCCTTGGGGAGTACATGGTTCGGACCGCCCGGGAGGCCATGGAGGAAGTGGACCTCATTCTCTTCGTGGCAGATGCCACCAGGCCGGGGCACGAGGAGGATCAGAGAGCCGCCGCCTACCTCCGTGAGGTAGCCACTCCATGCTGGCTTGTGCTGAACAAGATCGATGCAGTCAAGCCCGATGCCCGGGCCAGGGCGGAAGGAGTCTCGCGCGGCCTCGCGGAGTTCCAGAGGGTGTACGCAGTGTCCGCACTGACCGGTGAGAACGTCGGCGGCATGGTTGAGGGAATCGCATCTGTGCTCCCTGAGGGGCCACAGTACTACCCGCCGGACGTCCGCGTCGACCACCCTGAGGAGTTCCTTGTCGCCGAGATCGTGCGAGAGAAGCTCATCGAGCTGACTCGGGAAGAGGTTCCCCATTCGGTGGCTGTGGTGGTCGAGGACATGAACAGCCGGGAGGGCCGCGAGCTGGTGGACATCTCCGCAGTGATCCTCGTGGAGCGCGAATCACAGAAGGGGATTGTAATAGGTGCAGGAGGGCACATTCTCCGTGAAGTCGGAACGCGCGCCAGGGCCGAGGTGGAAAGGCTCCTGGGCTCCCAGGTCAATTTGAGGCTCTGGGTCAAGGTGAGAGAGAAGTGGAGAGATGACCCATCGATGCTCTCCAGGCTCGGGTACAAGTAG
- a CDS encoding cytidine deaminase: MEREDELVEAARQARERAYVPYSKFRVGAALLGASGRVYLGCNVENASYGATICAERTAFVKAISEGERDFKALAVVGTGADPVSPCGVCRQFMSEFGLDMPVIMAGDSGDRVIRTVAELLPAAFSREDME; encoded by the coding sequence ATCGAAAGAGAGGATGAACTTGTGGAGGCAGCCCGCCAGGCAAGAGAGCGGGCATATGTTCCGTATTCCAAGTTCCGGGTCGGGGCAGCCTTGCTTGGGGCGAGCGGCCGAGTCTACCTCGGGTGCAACGTTGAGAATGCTTCCTACGGAGCGACGATCTGCGCTGAGCGGACAGCGTTTGTGAAGGCCATCTCCGAGGGAGAGCGGGACTTCAAGGCACTTGCCGTGGTAGGAACAGGGGCTGACCCTGTGAGCCCGTGCGGCGTCTGCAGACAGTTCATGTCCGAGTTCGGGTTGGACATGCCAGTGATCATGGCGGGGGACAGCGGCGACCGGGTCATCCGGACTGTGGCCGAACTGCTGCCAGCGGCCTTCTCCCGGGAGGACATGGAATGA
- a CDS encoding DUF3048 domain-containing protein, producing the protein MVRRRSRPQSALLFAGFFVVVVALLVVAQGLRDREQAHPVVDQFGQEETVAGTPTSPTPPPRDPLNGSELAPGEEREYYAVVIENSSAARPHRGLAGASIVYEMLAEGGITRFLALYSGHGDTPVGPIRSVRPYIVDIAAEHGVMLVHCGGSTDALSMISRMRYPALDEIKNPSGFYRDRLRSAPHNLFGTPETFLSLAARKGVLTTSARSGMVYALSPGPETVGTDDVPTLRVEYNRSYRVEWEYDADTRTYGRFMNGKPHFDPDTNRQLRADNLVVQFVPTRVIDSEGRLAMDLSGPGDAIVSVGGMVQRVRWARQEGQTTSYTRESGDPVEFVPGTTWVQIVPVGTRVIGIGEE; encoded by the coding sequence ATGGTGAGAAGGAGATCACGCCCGCAGAGTGCTCTGCTGTTTGCGGGCTTCTTTGTTGTTGTCGTGGCTCTCTTGGTGGTTGCGCAGGGATTGCGCGACCGGGAACAAGCGCACCCTGTGGTGGATCAGTTCGGGCAGGAGGAGACCGTTGCGGGTACTCCCACGTCGCCCACCCCGCCTCCTCGCGACCCCCTGAACGGTAGTGAATTGGCGCCGGGAGAGGAGCGCGAATACTACGCAGTGGTTATCGAAAACTCCTCGGCCGCGCGGCCGCACCGGGGCCTTGCGGGCGCCTCGATCGTATATGAGATGCTCGCGGAGGGTGGAATCACGCGTTTCCTCGCGCTGTACTCGGGGCACGGCGACACACCGGTGGGCCCGATCAGGAGCGTCAGGCCGTACATTGTTGACATTGCGGCAGAGCACGGCGTGATGCTGGTGCACTGTGGAGGGAGCACCGATGCGTTGTCCATGATATCCCGGATGAGATACCCCGCTCTTGACGAGATCAAGAACCCTTCTGGGTTCTACAGGGATCGGCTCCGGAGCGCGCCACACAATCTCTTCGGGACACCCGAAACCTTCCTTTCGCTTGCCGCGAGAAAAGGCGTACTGACGACGTCTGCCAGATCGGGAATGGTCTATGCACTCTCCCCTGGACCCGAAACGGTGGGCACGGATGATGTGCCCACGCTCCGCGTGGAGTACAACAGGTCCTACCGCGTCGAATGGGAGTACGACGCTGACACCCGCACATATGGCCGGTTCATGAACGGCAAGCCGCATTTTGACCCGGATACGAACAGGCAACTCAGAGCGGACAACTTGGTGGTTCAGTTTGTGCCCACCCGCGTCATTGACTCAGAGGGCCGCCTGGCCATGGACCTGTCCGGGCCGGGGGACGCTATAGTGTCGGTGGGCGGAATGGTGCAGAGGGTCCGGTGGGCCAGACAGGAAGGCCAGACCACATCCTACACCCGGGAAAGCGGGGATCCGGTGGAATTCGTCCCGGGCACCACCTGGGTTCAGATAGTTCCTGTGGGAACCCGGGTCATTGGGATCGGGGAGGAGTAG
- a CDS encoding DUF881 domain-containing protein: MRALLYRRTAPSSRMIKWRRIRRREVRLGGLNRLALLLLASIVLLFDAVVIGRHAGLIRLPGELDSMDMARAGARVYADLSYALLERDEPSGVGSAGAVLAGAAQRLVTARTREDVGRELAGLASELHRAVRTDRAQEAGKRVAEILASDPQVASYKGPEAYILITASGTDARVEDRQGVLSRATVTAISSDPIIARAPDAIEIGVESGRVSFDPVNPMARAAALSGEIANLVSSITRLRADSGFGELSGPGIVALAYDAASGYAWDEIVHQKDVLDILNALFAAGALGAQVGNERIVAVSSVRCIGPIVLVNQRPVAVNPIRIYAVGDGNALSRSLAPIASRFARTGKRLEITRESDVRLAAYRKGEVPW, translated from the coding sequence TTGCGAGCGTTACTCTATCGCCGTACCGCACCCAGTAGTCGCATGATCAAGTGGAGGCGAATCAGGCGACGCGAGGTCAGGTTGGGCGGGCTCAACCGGCTCGCCCTCTTGCTTCTGGCCTCCATCGTGCTGCTCTTCGACGCGGTTGTGATCGGGCGGCATGCGGGCCTCATCAGGCTCCCTGGTGAACTGGACAGTATGGACATGGCCCGAGCCGGGGCGAGAGTCTATGCAGACCTTTCTTATGCGCTCCTTGAACGAGACGAGCCTTCTGGCGTCGGTTCGGCAGGCGCTGTGTTGGCAGGAGCGGCCCAGAGGCTGGTGACTGCACGAACCCGGGAGGACGTCGGGCGTGAACTGGCTGGGCTTGCCTCAGAGCTACACCGGGCAGTCAGAACAGACCGTGCGCAGGAGGCCGGAAAGCGGGTAGCTGAGATCCTGGCTTCTGACCCTCAAGTAGCCTCCTACAAAGGTCCAGAGGCCTACATCCTCATCACGGCATCGGGTACCGACGCGAGAGTGGAGGATCGGCAAGGGGTTTTGAGCCGGGCGACCGTGACTGCAATCTCGAGTGATCCGATTATCGCGCGCGCTCCGGATGCCATTGAGATCGGAGTGGAATCGGGGCGAGTCTCGTTCGACCCCGTGAACCCCATGGCGCGGGCCGCCGCGCTCTCTGGTGAGATTGCCAATCTGGTATCCTCCATCACCAGGCTCCGGGCGGATTCGGGGTTCGGCGAGCTTTCCGGACCGGGCATCGTAGCCCTGGCGTACGACGCCGCGTCTGGGTATGCCTGGGATGAGATCGTGCACCAGAAGGATGTGCTCGACATCTTGAATGCTTTGTTCGCGGCGGGCGCGCTCGGGGCTCAGGTGGGGAATGAGCGGATTGTAGCTGTGTCGTCTGTCCGGTGTATTGGCCCCATCGTCCTGGTCAACCAGAGGCCGGTCGCGGTGAACCCTATCCGCATCTATGCGGTAGGCGACGGAAACGCCCTGTCCAGGAGCCTAGCTCCCATTGCCAGCAGGTTCGCGCGGACTGGCAAGCGCCTCGAGATAACCCGGGAGTCCGACGTCAGGCTCGCGGCCTATCGTAAGGGAGAAGTGCCATGGTGA
- a CDS encoding DUF881 domain-containing protein has translation MAAKSRTRKSARRLRQWLTGVIILLLFINILVLARAAELITFPGEASDTTLLREGAMALAEYYESQAGRLGLERNTAVREALAKFKFEVSKASDPEAIAYIIGYYGRATGDVMERELENRRREAVLAIINSDPKTLAVTGQAMITVSATQDGRINVEDPARVLSSQAVDMIQKSAALPGLLAPIDIEISGGKANVITPRTMQDRIRLLRDEADSLRLSLDELRRAAGYSSLTGQGILVSLYDAEGGFSKDEVVQEKDIRDIVNELFAAGAQGVEVGGQRLIATSSIRSAGPQVLVNQRPVPVNPVLIRAVGDPEVLESSLDLIRNSLKRWGIRVEVERLASVTLSPYRTQ, from the coding sequence ATGGCAGCCAAATCCAGAACCAGGAAATCCGCACGACGTCTGCGTCAGTGGCTCACTGGAGTCATCATACTCCTGCTATTCATCAACATCCTTGTCCTTGCCCGTGCGGCCGAACTCATAACCTTCCCGGGGGAAGCTTCTGACACCACGCTGCTGCGCGAAGGCGCGATGGCGCTTGCTGAGTACTACGAATCACAAGCTGGCAGGCTGGGTTTGGAACGAAACACCGCGGTCCGGGAGGCTCTGGCCAAGTTCAAGTTCGAGGTGTCCAAGGCATCGGATCCCGAGGCGATAGCCTATATAATAGGCTATTACGGCAGGGCGACGGGTGATGTGATGGAGAGGGAGCTTGAGAACAGAAGGCGCGAGGCCGTCCTGGCAATCATAAACTCGGACCCCAAAACTCTGGCTGTCACAGGACAGGCCATGATCACAGTCTCCGCAACGCAAGATGGGCGGATCAACGTAGAGGACCCTGCGAGAGTGCTGTCGTCCCAAGCAGTTGACATGATCCAGAAGAGCGCCGCCCTTCCAGGTCTTCTCGCGCCCATCGACATCGAGATCTCGGGCGGCAAGGCGAACGTGATCACTCCCAGAACCATGCAGGACCGGATCAGGTTGCTGCGGGATGAGGCGGACTCGCTCCGTCTCTCTCTAGACGAACTCCGCCGTGCGGCAGGGTACTCGTCTTTGACCGGGCAGGGGATCCTGGTGAGCCTCTACGACGCTGAAGGGGGATTCTCCAAGGACGAGGTCGTTCAGGAGAAAGACATCAGGGACATAGTCAACGAGCTCTTCGCCGCCGGCGCGCAGGGTGTGGAGGTTGGAGGCCAGCGTCTAATAGCAACCTCCTCCATCAGGTCCGCTGGCCCCCAGGTTCTCGTGAATCAGAGGCCCGTGCCGGTCAACCCAGTTCTGATCCGTGCTGTGGGTGACCCCGAGGTGCTGGAGAGCAGTCTCGACCTGATCAGAAACAGCCTCAAACGCTGGGGCATAAGAGTGGAAGTGGAGCGGCTTGCGAGCGTTACTCTATCGCCGTACCGCACCCAGTAG
- a CDS encoding diacylglycerol kinase family protein, whose translation MRATNLVESFRFAALGVAGALRAERNLRAHFAIAAIAVGTGAALGLSPVDLGLIVLASTVVISAELVNTAVEACVDLVTPEYHPLAMKAKNVAAGAVLISAIGSVIVGALTFGPRVIVIIARLVR comes from the coding sequence ATGAGAGCGACGAACCTCGTTGAGAGTTTCAGATTCGCGGCGCTCGGCGTCGCAGGCGCCCTGCGCGCCGAGCGGAACCTCCGGGCGCATTTCGCCATCGCCGCGATCGCTGTCGGGACTGGCGCGGCCCTTGGGCTCTCACCTGTCGATCTCGGCCTGATCGTCCTGGCCTCCACGGTGGTGATCTCGGCTGAGCTTGTCAACACCGCCGTAGAGGCGTGCGTGGACCTGGTCACACCGGAATACCACCCTCTGGCCATGAAGGCGAAGAACGTGGCGGCCGGGGCGGTACTGATCTCGGCAATCGGGTCGGTCATCGTGGGCGCGCTGACCTTCGGCCCACGCGTTATTGTCATCATCGCCCGCCTCGTGAGGTGA
- the ybeY gene encoding rRNA maturation RNase YbeY has product LEDPAELTEDTEAGTELELPPDCGTITPAEEGEEEATMWPFEDLLGDVVISLPRAEAQAQEYGHSVEREVCYLTVHGVLHLVGYDHEDDADARKMTEMEESILTDLRLTR; this is encoded by the coding sequence CTCGAGGACCCGGCGGAGCTGACTGAGGATACCGAGGCCGGGACCGAACTTGAGCTGCCCCCCGATTGTGGCACCATCACGCCAGCCGAGGAAGGCGAGGAAGAAGCCACCATGTGGCCTTTCGAGGACCTCCTTGGAGACGTGGTCATCTCCCTTCCAAGGGCAGAGGCCCAGGCGCAAGAGTATGGGCACTCTGTTGAGCGCGAGGTCTGCTATCTCACTGTCCACGGAGTCCTTCACCTGGTAGGGTACGACCACGAGGACGACGCGGATGCTCGGAAGATGACAGAGATGGAGGAATCGATCCTCACGGACCTGCGCCTCACCCGGTAA
- the ybeY gene encoding rRNA maturation RNase YbeY, which produces MEIVNRQRKVQIGGHLEDTIREAVQITLIRTLGRDDLEVTVSFVDDEEIASLNETYRGIPGPTDVLSFPLEDPASVSSVSSAGS; this is translated from the coding sequence GTGGAGATAGTGAACCGGCAGCGGAAAGTGCAGATCGGGGGACATCTTGAAGACACCATAAGGGAGGCAGTTCAAATTACACTCATAAGGACACTTGGGCGCGACGATCTCGAAGTGACAGTCTCCTTTGTTGACGACGAAGAGATCGCTTCCTTGAACGAAACTTACCGAGGGATACCGGGCCCCACCGACGTCCTGTCGTTTCCGCTCGAGGACCCGGCCTCGGTATCCTCAGTCAGCTCCGCCGGGTC